A stretch of DNA from Triticum dicoccoides isolate Atlit2015 ecotype Zavitan chromosome 2A, WEW_v2.0, whole genome shotgun sequence:
AGATGGTCGTTTTCTTCTTGTTTTCATTCATTCAGTGGTGCATCTGGTTAGTGCGACCGTGGGGGAAGCCatggttttgttttggtttagggtCAGCTGACTCTTATGGCTGGTTTGGTTTTAATAACTGAACTAAAAGGGGGTATTAGCCATGGATCCGCTGGACTATCTGTGCATCAGGTTTCAGTTCAGAGGACAATTTGAACATGATGGAACAGATCAACAGAGTGGCAGCATGTGAATGGAATACAAGGCGTGTAGGCGTGTACATTTAAGTTACGGGTGCGCAGGACGGGGGGACCTGTATTTTTATCCCATAGCAGAGAAAATAGAATCTCCGTCTGAAGCTTGCTCGCGCGACATTTTAACTTAAATTTTTAGTCCCATACCGGATAGCGAGTAACAGTTGAACGTACTTAAAAGGAGGAAAGATGGGTACCATTTCAGAAAGCAGATTAACAGGTGAATGCTCTCTCGCTATTACATTGTATtcaagggttaggtagggtgcgtgTAGGCGTGTACTGTTAAGTTATGGGTGCACAGGACGGGGGGACCTATATTTTTATCTCATAGCAGAGAAAATAGGATCTCCGTCTGAAGCTTTAGTGGCAATTTAAGGAAACGCCCGAGAACAACGTTTCTGGCGAATCTGGAAATGCCAGATCTTGCAGGCGAATGCCTCGATTGGCCTTTCCATTCGCGACCAATTCTAGCATTTTTGGGAAACGCTAATAAAAACATTCAGAGGCATTTTTGCGTCCTACAGAGGCGTTTTAGAATGCCTCGTAATGTCGTCCGTGCTGTAGTGCTTATGGCTGGTTTGGTTTTAATAACTGAACTAAAAGGGGGTATTAGCCATGGATCCGCTGGACTATCTGTGCATCACGTTTCAGTTCAGAGGACAATTTGAACATGATGGAACAGATCAACAGAGTGGCAGCATGTGAATGGAATACAAGGCGTGTAGGCGTGTACAGTTAAGTTACGGGTGCGCAGGACGAGGGGACCTGTATTTTTATCCCATAGCAGAGAAAATAGGATCTCCGTCTGAAGCTTGCTCGTGCGACATTTTAACTTAAATTTTTAGTCCCATACCGGATAGCGAGTAACAGTTGAACGTACTTAAAAGAAGGAAAGATGGGTACCATTTCAGAAAGCAGATTAACAGGTGAATGCTCTCTCGGTATTACATTGTATtcaagggttaggtagggtgcgtgTAGGCGTGTACAGTTAAGTTACGGGTGCGCATGACGGGGGGACCTGTATTTTTATCCCATAGCAGAGAATATAAGATCTCCATCTGAAGCTTTAGTGGCAATTTAAGGAAACGCTCGAGAACAACGTTTCTGGCAAATCTGGAAATGCCAGATCTTGCAGGCGTTATGGAAAAATGCCTCGATTGGCCTTTCCCTTCGCGACCAATTCTAGCATTTTGGGAAACACTAATAAAAACATCAGAGGCATTTTTGCGTCCTACAGAGGCGTTTTAGAATGCCTCGTAATGTCGTCCGTGCCGTAGTGCTTATGGCTGGTTTGGTTTTAATAACTGAACTAAAAGGGGGTATTAGCCATGGATCTGCTGGACTATCTGTGCATCACATTTCAGTTCAGAGGACAATTTGAACATGATGGAACAGATCAACAAAGTGGCAGCATGTGAATGGAATACAATGCGTGTAGGCGTGTACAGTTAAGTTACGGGTGCGCAGGACGGGGGGACCTGTATTTTTATCCCATAGCAGAGAAAATAAGATCTCCGTCTGAAGCTTGCTCGCGCGACATTTTAACTTAAATTTTTAGTCCCATACCAGATAGCGAGTAATAGTTGAACGTACTTAAAAGGAGGAAAGATGGGTACCATTTCAGAAAGCAGATTAACAGGTGAATGCTCTCTCGCTATTACATTGTATtcaagggttaggtagggtgcgtgTAGGCGTGTACAGTTAAGTTATGGGTGCACAGGACGGGGGACCTATATTTTTATCTCATAGCAGAGAAAATAGGATCTCCGTCTGAAGCTTTAGTGGCAATTTAAGGAAACGCCCGAGAACAACGTTTCTGGCGAATTTGGAAATGCCAGATCTTGCAGGCGAATGCCTCGATTGGCCTTTCCATTCGCGACCAATTCTAGCATTTTTGGGAAACGCTAATAAAAACATTCAGAGGCATTTTTGCGTCCTACAGAGGCGTTTTAGAATGCCTTGTAATGTCGTCCGTGCTGTAGTGCTTATGGCTGGTTTGGTTTTAATAACTGAACTAAAAGGGGGTATTAGCCATGGATCCGCTGGACTATCTGTGCATCAGGTTTCAGTTCAGAGGACAATTTGAACATGATGGAACAGATCAATAGAGTGGCAGCATGTGAATGGAATACAAGGCGTGTAGGCGTGTACAGTTAAGTTACGGGTGCGCAGGACGAGGGGACCTGTATTTTTATCCCATACCAGAGAAAATAGGATCTCCGTCTGAAGCTTGCTCGTGCGACATTTTAACTTAAATTTTTAGTCCCATACCGGATAGCGAGTAACAGTTGAACGTACTTAAAAGGAGGAAAGATGGGTACCATTTCAGGAAGCAGATTAACAGGTGAATGCTCTCTCGGTATTACATTGTATtcaagggttaggtagggtgcgtgTAGGCGTGTACAGTTAAGTTACGGGTGCGCAGGACGGGGGGACCTGTATTTTTATCCCATAGCAGAGAATATAAGATCTCCATCTGAAGCTTTAGTGGCAATTTAAGGAAACGCTCGAGAACAACGTTTCTGGCAAATCTGGAAATGCCAGATCTTGCAGGCGTTATGGAAAAATGCCTCGATTGGCCTTTCCCTTCGCGACCAATTCTAGCATTTTTGGGAAACACTAATAAAAACATCAGAGGCATTTTTGCGTCCTACAGAGGCGTTTTAGAATGCCTCGTAATGTCGTCCGTGCTGTAGTGCTTATGGCTGGTTTGGTTTTAATAACTGAACTAAAAGGGGGTATTAGCCATGGATCTGCTGGACTATCTGTGCATCACGTTTCAGTGCAGAGGACAATTTGAACATGATGGAACAGATCAACAAAGTGGCAGCATGTGAATGGAATACAATGCGTGTAGGCGTGTACAGTTAAGTTACGGGTGCGCAGGACGGGGGGACCTGTATTTTTATCCCATAGCAGAGAAAATAAGATCTCCGTCTGAAGCTTGCTCGCGCGACATTTTAACTTAAATTTTTAGTCCCATACCGGATAGCGAGTAACAGTTGAACGTACTTAAAAGGAGGAAAGATGGGTACCATTTCAGAAAGCAGATTAACAGGTGAATGCTCTCTCGCTATTACATTGTATtcaagggttaggtagggtgcgtgTAGGCGTGTACAGTTAAGTTACGGGTGCGCAGGACAGGGGGACCTGTATTTTTATCCCATAGCAGAGAAAATAGTATCTCCGTCTGAAGCTTTAGTGGCAATTTAAGGAAACGCCCGAGAACAACGTTTCTGGCGAATCTGGAAATGCCAGATCTTGCAGGCGTTATGGAAAAATGCCTCAATTGGCCTTTCCCTTCGCGACCAATTCTAGCAGTTTTGGGAAACGCTAATAAAAACATTCAGAGGCATTTTTGCGTCCTACAGAGGCGTTTTAGAATGCCTCGTAATGTCGTCCGTGCTGTAGTGCTTATGGCTGGTTTGGTTTTAATAACTGAACTAAAAGGGGGTATTAGCCATGGATCCGCTGGATTATCTGTGCATCAGGTTTCAGTTCAGAGGACAATTTGAACATGATGAAACAGATCAACAGAGTGGCAGCATGTGAATGGAATACAAGGCCTTTCAACACTCGAGCACCACAAGGTTAGCCTTGAAGAGCTTAAGAAAAAACTTAACATGTGTCTTGTTCAGATAAGCAACTGCAGGAAACCAATTTGCATTGAAAGTTCTATGGGCTGATTAGAGATGGCCAAATCACTAGTGCTCTGGTGACATGATCAACAATCTGTCCTGGAGATGGCCAAACATGTCAAGGCCTCAACGGGATCGCTCCGGGTGCCCACCCCCAAACGTGTCTGTGGTCGACCTCGTGGTGCAGGTCTCCAAGAACACCCTCGACGAGGAGCTGAACCAGGCGTTCCACGACGGCGCGGCCAACGAGCTCAATGCCATCCTCGACGTCGGCCATGAGCCGCTCGTGTCCATTGATTTCAGGTGCTCCGACGTGTCCTCCACCATCAACGCGTCGCTCAGCATGGTCATGGGAGACGACATGGTAAGGTCATTGCATGGTACGACAACGAGTGGGGTTACTCCCAGAGGGTCATCGACCTCGCCGACACCGTCGCCAACCAATGGAAGTAAACGCCGGACAGCGGCATTGCCCTGTGAAGTGACTCCTCTCAAAATTTTCCCCAGCCATCGTCACAGATGATCGATTCTTTGTAATGGGAATTCAAAGTGTCGAGCTCCCAAcagcttcttctttctttttctgatTTTATACAACAATGCGTAAATCATTGCAATGCATTATCCCCTTATTATTTCTACACTGGTATGCATAAAGATTAAGTGAGCATGTCAACTTGTCCCAACGCATCAAGCGCTCAATTTTAACCTCATGCAGccacatactccctctgtccggaaatacttgtcatagaaATGAATACAAatggtgtatctagaactaaaatacatctaaatacatccattcctcggataagtattttcggacggagggagtatctatgaGCTTATCCCAATCCAAAAATGTCAAAATACTCTAAAAATTTACTAAATATTTTCTCCATTAGACAAACACTTCACATAGCTTCAATTCAAAGGAAAGCAAGAGTACTACTAAATTATAGTTCAGAGGATTTGCAAACTAGTACTAATACTAGGTAGTACATCTCTTTTTGTTAATTACGTCCAGAAGCGAACCATAGCAGGCAAAGACCTCCCCAATTCTTCAGTGATATCTCGATGGGTACTTCATCTCAGGATCCAAGACACCACAGCGCAGACATACCTTCTTCCTGTCATGCAGAGATATCTCTGCCATATTATCCGCATGTTCCATGACACACCTGATGAATCGCACAAAGATGTCGTCAGGTTGGAAGCCATAGATGGTGAGCTTAACCAGATTCTTGTGCTTGAAATCAGGGGGGTGGCTTCCACTCCACGTCTGCCTTTTCACAGAAACCATTGTTCTTCTGGAACTCTTTGTCTCTCATCACCATATTGCACCAATGATCCAAGACTGTGATGCAGAGCTCTTTTAGGGACGGTGCAGCTTCAATAATAAACATTGCCAAGCTAAATCACATCCTTCAGAAAGATTGTCCAGATTCACCTGCTGTAGTTGGCTGAGCACAGGCCTGAGCAGCTTCGGGCTTTCTGGCAGAACCCAAATCTGGGAAAGGAAAAACAATTTACAAACTGAATGCAAGTTGCATATAAATCACATTCTCAACTGGTGGAGAAGACCAACTTAAGCTACtactgttactccctccgttccatattgtGTGTAGCTGATTtattacaactttgtactaaatcagcgacacttaatatggaacggagggagtattacatatAACCATCATATATAGAGTGAGAATGGACAGGTATGATTCAAATGGCTAATTAGTACCTTTTCACTTTGAAAATCCAGATGCAGGTTGCCTATGTAAGGAACATTACCAAGGAGCTGACTTAACTCAAGAGTCCTAGTTGGTCGGGTGCCAATTTTAGCAAGCCTCAGCTTTGAAAGCTGTGGTACAAAACCAAAATACAGGGGACCTTTATGAGAGTTGAACCAGCCCTTATAGCTCACCCGTTGGAGTTTTGGTAGACATGTCAGCTCAACTATCTCAAATTTCCCATACTCGACCTCGAGCTCAGTAAGTTTAGCATGTTCTAGTTGCACCACAGAATTCATCCCCGAGTCGCAATTGGTTAAATGCAAAGACTCCAAGAGCTTGCAAGTGGTGAGGATGTTGGGTATGTCTAGTTCACCAAACCTCATATTGCGCAGCCACAGGCGCTTGAGGCCAGCAAATGCATCCAGACAAGCACTGAAAAAATCATTGAACTGCTTCGCATGATAGAGGAGATCGGCAGGAGAACACTTCTTATGAATTTTCTCTGTTATGATCTCAAACTCAGCTGCACCAACCTTCTGTGTTGCCATGGTGCGGGCGACAGATTTGTCAATTGTGTAACAATCAGGTTGCATCAAGATGAATCTGATTTTGAGTTTGCTAATGGTGATCTCCGGACTCTTTGTGCTCAAGATATTATCCGTTACATGAGCCACAGCACTGTTGGTTCTGACATATTCACTGTTGGTTCTAACATTGTGACCTAGAATGGAACTACAACTTAGGAAGAACTGCGAGAGCTTGGTGTAG
This window harbors:
- the LOC119359583 gene encoding uncharacterized protein LOC119359583; this translates as MMKKRRHRRNNVNATQKATLNKDAAGSEEVGDRLSKLPNDILLNILERVDTLDAIMTCILSKRMMKLYTKLSQFFLSCSSILGHNVRTNSEYVRTNSAVAHVTDNILSTKSPEITISKLKIRFILMQPDCYTIDKSVARTMATQKVGAAEFEIITEKIHKKCSPADLLYHAKQFNDFFSACLDAFAGLKRLWLRNMRFGELDIPNILTTCKLLESLHLTNCDSGMNSVVQLEHAKLTELEVEYGKFEIVELTCLPKLQRVSYKGWFNSHKGPLYFGFVPQLSKLRLAKIGTRPTRTLELSQLLGNVPYIGNLHLDFQSEKIWVLPESPKLLRPVLSQLQQVNLDNLSEGCDLAWQCLLLKLHRP